In bacterium, the following are encoded in one genomic region:
- a CDS encoding phage major capsid protein, translating into MNTHVAAPVKTRTVKVPRIQYRNFDVEVEARTDGAEGDVRLYPVTFSSEAPVRRFSWDTWEDYDEILSHESSDVDLSRAASGLPLIKSHQRLLHFGSVNDIALDPQSKRLRGLASFSSIPLGQEQETMLREGHIKTVSVGYQVLSMQMVAKDKKTGVATYRCRWMPYEVSTEPIPADHKVGFGRTRAAADVDLVEFTIEEPATEGERTMSVEAGTPPTAAVTPAPGTEAPVGSAAAAPAPKVVETRDRGAEAAEIMDMAQVHGVTEKAAGWIRQGLSPDQVSREILKAVRTHGPGQPSAESLAAMPARDKKRYSIHRAIRMQAELMDGKRARYDGLEAEVHEELTKHRTGADHGGVLVPWRLHDDDQQRVLGTAQPTGGATLVGQQVMPDMIDLLRNRALVLVAGAKLYPGLQGVVYFNKKTGAPIVTWMEENPPSDAPQSEPAYGYVSLSPKTLIGQVQIPRQLLVMSSIDVEADIRSDLATGHGLAIDLGALHGKGTDKQPVGIYGAADVQSHPVGGVPDLEDITTMPALVADKNADLGALSWMTTPLMAGVLKRTPLVSGYPVFLWAGTYREGELGGYPARTTNQISKTLGAGSNEHGLIFGNWNDLLVGMWGNDLEIVVDVVTKAARGQILITSYSMGDTAVRRGESFVKGTGATLS; encoded by the coding sequence ATGAACACGCACGTGGCAGCACCCGTAAAAACGCGCACCGTCAAGGTGCCGCGGATCCAGTACCGGAACTTCGACGTCGAGGTCGAGGCGCGCACCGATGGCGCCGAGGGAGACGTTCGGCTCTACCCCGTCACCTTCTCGAGCGAAGCGCCGGTGCGCCGGTTCTCCTGGGATACCTGGGAGGACTACGATGAGATCCTCTCCCACGAGTCCAGCGACGTGGACCTGTCCCGGGCCGCCAGCGGCCTGCCCCTGATCAAATCCCACCAGCGGCTTCTGCACTTCGGCTCGGTCAACGACATCGCGCTCGATCCGCAGAGCAAACGCCTGCGCGGCCTGGCGAGCTTCTCCTCGATCCCCCTGGGGCAGGAGCAGGAAACGATGCTCCGCGAGGGGCACATCAAGACCGTGTCGGTCGGTTACCAGGTCCTGTCGATGCAGATGGTCGCCAAGGACAAGAAGACCGGCGTTGCCACCTACCGCTGCCGTTGGATGCCCTACGAAGTCTCCACCGAACCCATCCCCGCTGACCACAAGGTCGGTTTCGGCCGCACGCGCGCCGCAGCCGACGTCGATCTGGTCGAGTTCACGATCGAAGAGCCCGCCACCGAAGGAGAACGAACCATGAGTGTCGAAGCAGGAACCCCGCCCACCGCGGCTGTCACGCCCGCGCCGGGCACCGAGGCCCCGGTCGGGTCGGCGGCGGCTGCGCCGGCACCCAAGGTGGTCGAAACCCGCGATCGCGGTGCTGAGGCGGCCGAGATCATGGACATGGCCCAGGTTCACGGGGTCACCGAAAAGGCGGCTGGATGGATCCGGCAAGGCCTGAGCCCCGATCAGGTCTCGCGCGAGATCCTCAAGGCGGTCCGCACCCACGGCCCAGGTCAGCCCTCGGCCGAATCCCTGGCTGCGATGCCGGCCCGGGACAAAAAGCGCTACTCCATCCACCGCGCGATCCGCATGCAGGCCGAGCTGATGGACGGCAAGCGCGCCCGGTACGACGGGCTCGAGGCCGAGGTCCACGAGGAACTCACCAAGCACCGCACCGGTGCGGATCACGGCGGCGTGCTCGTCCCCTGGCGTCTGCACGACGACGACCAGCAGCGTGTGCTGGGCACGGCCCAGCCGACCGGCGGGGCCACGCTCGTTGGCCAGCAGGTCATGCCCGACATGATCGACCTGCTGCGCAACCGCGCGCTGGTGCTGGTCGCTGGCGCCAAGCTCTATCCGGGCCTACAGGGGGTGGTCTACTTCAACAAGAAGACCGGCGCCCCGATCGTCACCTGGATGGAAGAGAACCCGCCCAGTGACGCCCCGCAGTCCGAGCCCGCGTACGGCTACGTGTCGCTCTCGCCCAAGACGCTGATCGGTCAGGTCCAGATCCCGCGGCAGCTGCTGGTGATGTCCTCCATCGATGTCGAAGCCGACATCAGGAGCGACCTCGCCACTGGCCACGGTCTGGCCATTGACCTCGGCGCTCTGCACGGCAAGGGCACGGACAAGCAGCCGGTGGGCATCTACGGGGCAGCCGACGTGCAGTCCCATCCCGTGGGCGGCGTCCCCGACCTTGAGGACATCACCACGATGCCCGCCCTGGTCGCGGACAAGAACGCCGACCTCGGGGCCCTGTCCTGGATGACCACGCCGCTGATGGCCGGGGTGCTCAAGCGCACTCCCCTGGTCAGCGGCTACCCGGTCTTCCTGTGGGCCGGCACCTACCGCGAGGGTGAGCTCGGCGGCTACCCCGCCCGCACCACGAACCAGATCTCCAAGACGCTGGGGGCAGGTAGCAACGAGCACGGCCTGATCTTCGGCAACTGGAACGATCTGCTCGTGGGCATGTGGGGCAACGACCTGGAGATCGTGGTCGACGTGGTCACCAAGGCCGCCCGCGGCCAGATCCTGATCACCAGCTATTCGATGGGCGATACCGCGGTCCGCCGCGGCGAGTCGTTCGTCAAGGGAACCGGCGCGACGCTGTCGTAG